In a single window of the Bacillus sp. 2205SS5-2 genome:
- a CDS encoding electron transfer flavoprotein subunit beta/FixA family protein: MNIYVLLKRTFDTEEKITLSGGAINEDGAEFIINPYDEYAVEEAITLRDEHGGEITVVSVGSDEAEKQLRTALAMGADKAVLINTEDDVENGDQFTTATILSHYLKDQEVDLVIAGNVAIDGGSGQVGPRVAEQLNIPYVTTITELKISGETVTVTRDVEGDSEVIETSLPLLVTAQQGLNEPRYPSLPGIMKAKKKPLEELEIDDLDLDEDDVEAKTKTIEIFLPMKKEAGKVLAGDMSDQVKELVNLLHTEAKVV; encoded by the coding sequence ATGAATATCTATGTATTGTTAAAAAGAACATTTGACACAGAGGAAAAAATCACTTTATCGGGTGGCGCTATTAATGAAGACGGAGCAGAATTCATCATTAACCCATACGACGAGTATGCGGTAGAAGAAGCAATTACACTTCGAGATGAACACGGCGGAGAAATAACAGTTGTTTCTGTTGGAAGCGATGAAGCAGAAAAGCAACTTCGTACAGCACTTGCGATGGGTGCAGATAAAGCAGTTCTTATTAATACAGAAGATGATGTAGAAAATGGAGATCAATTCACAACGGCCACAATTCTATCACACTATTTAAAAGATCAAGAAGTGGATCTTGTAATCGCAGGAAACGTGGCGATCGATGGAGGTTCTGGTCAAGTGGGACCTCGTGTTGCTGAACAACTAAACATCCCGTATGTGACGACCATAACAGAACTTAAGATAAGCGGGGAAACGGTCACTGTAACTCGTGACGTTGAGGGCGATTCAGAAGTGATTGAAACATCCTTACCTCTATTAGTAACAGCTCAGCAAGGGTTAAATGAACCTCGCTATCCATCTCTTCCTGGTATTATGAAGGCAAAAAAGAAACCATTAGAAGAACTCGAAATCGATGACTTAGATTTGGATGAAGACGATGTAGAAGCAAAAACAAAAACAATTGAAATCTTCCTTCCAATGAAAAAAGAAGCTGGTAAAGTTTTAGCAGGCGATATGAGTGATCAAGTAAAAGAACTCGTAAACCTCCTTCATACAGAAGCAAAAGTAGTATAA